The window CACGGCAGCAGTGAAAACAGAGATCACCGTTTTGACTGAATCTGGTGTCTAATTACACAGAAATCTCGACATCATTCTTCTTGTTTGTTATGTCTCTGCCACACAAGGACTCCTCTGTACAAATGACTTTGTCAGCAGTGTCAGCTGTACATGGACCAGCTCTCGGGTGGCTGCTGGGGAGGACTGTTGGATTTTTGTTGTGAAGAGAATCTGGATTTGGAGAGAACCCAAACTAATAACGTAAGAGATTACAGATGTTGCTCGGATTGCTGTATGTTTTAAGAATAACTGCACCCTTTTTATAtttagaaatacaaaaaaacccaaaatgttttatttaggcGAAGCTGCAAGCTGAAACAACACAGAAACTCGTCTGCTGGCTGCAGCATCgtctttgaaaatgaaaatgaagtaAGTCCACGGCATATATTTTGCACAAAGACGCATTCATCAATGTGTCATTTTCACGCTGTCGCGTGCCATTTAGAaacctttacttttttttttatccttgtcAAATTAAGCACTCAgcttcccctttttttctttaatgattCACCTGGTCCGCCCAGGAGTTCTCCCCTTCTGAAGTGATGCCAAACATCACCGTGAAGTGTAGCGGCACGCTGGTGGACAGACTCGACGACTTCAAGCTAAGGGACAACAGTGAGTGGCTTTGTGAAAGGTTCCCCAGAAATTTGATGCCGACTGGAAAAAAGTCATTAAAACGATTCTTACACtgttaaaaagtaaaagaagaaaagaaaagaaccagttttgattttctttctATTGTTGTTGGTCAGGCTGTTGGGAATTTATCTAACGCGCTTTTGTTTTGTGTGCATTCAGTCAGAATGCATCCTCCAGGTGCTCCTAATGTCAGCCGCGCAGTCGGCAGAACCTGGATTTCATGGAGTCCAGGGAGCCCTGTCTCTTCTTACTTCAAATCCAAATTTGAATTCCAAGTTCAGGTCAAAAAGAGCGACCAGTCTTGGACGGTGAGCATCTTTCCACATGCATGCCTTCAGGCTCTATAAACTCCACAACACCTTTTACCCACACTAATGTTTGTAGCATGTCGCGTGAGCACGAGAACATGTCACAggcacagaaaaacaaagtggcTTAGGTTTTATTTCCCATGTGGTCTGTGTTTGGTTTCACCCATCATTCATACAAATGCAAATTCAACAAAACCCATTTGTCTGTCACGTATACTGCAATGAACGACTAGTGTGAGATTCTGGTTGTTCGGATGCTCCAGAAATGAtgaatgttgattttttttttttttttttttttttttttttcgtccgTGACCAGGAGGCCAAGAATTTACCCTTAAGCGAGCAAGAGCTGGACATAACAGATTTGCAGCTAAAGGGCCAATGGCAGGTCAGGGTGAGAGTCCAGCCCTACAATCGGCTTAACAGCAGCTGGAGCGGCTGGAGTCTGACAACATCTTGGGTGGATCCCAGAGACGataaaggtaaacacaagacATGCGTCTTCATATCAGTTGCTTTAACTGAAGACTGTCTTCAAGCACAGGTAAACAtgtgaaaaacagcacaaaAGGTTGCTTCCTTGTAGATTCTACGagctcaaatgaaaaaaaagaaaagtttggaTGATGTGGAAgatgccataaaaaaaaaaaatctatttaaaagGCTGCGTCAGGCAGCACTGATGCAAAAAAGTTCACTGAGACTTTACAGCGATGTGTGCTACCTTCAAGAGCCCATCTTTTCCAGGGACGCCCGAGCATTTTTCAGCAAACCACAGTCTGCACGGGTTGCGAAGGCGCGGGCCTGAGGAAAAAGAGGATATGAGTTTTGACCCGTCCCCAATAGAGACTGTGgggagaatgttttttttaaagaaaaatgcaaCAATGACCCCGTAACAGTTGCACACTTTAGGACAAATTTGTGGGAAGAGAGGGACCAAAGAACATCTGGATTGTCTGTCATTCGGCATCCTCAATGCCGGAACGTCTTTGAAGTGTTGTGTGAGGGAATGACAACATTTTCTGGAATGTTTTGCAGGccttaaatgcaaaaaaaaaaaaggaaaaaaaaaaggatgtttaTTGACAAATTGAATGAAGTTATCGTTATTGGTTTACATCTGCGTTTTCCTGTATGTTTCAGACAGGTGGCTGGATCTGACTTCGCTGATGGTGACGGGACTCATCATCGGCTCGTGCCTCGTCGTGTCCGTTATGTTGGCCTTTTACAAGATCTGCAAAACCAGGGAGTGAGTGCATTGTAGCATTATGTAcccctcagtgtgtgtgtgagcgtgtgtttgcattaggggtgggacgatatgctttggtcacgattcgatttgtGTCACTATTCGTGATAATGGCAATTCTGGAACTATTGCGATTGGATATAATCAGTAATCgaaatcattaaaaaacaaacaagttgaatcctACACTTCGAGAATGAATGCCATTCCCATAAACAaggcacatcagtctgtgtcagtcagtccagcagctgacatttatttcaactgagacaaaaagaggtacttaacatgtaaagcattttttaaagtttacagttacaaaatgaattgaagtgtccacacagcacaaatgtgtgCTAGTTTTAAcgtaacttaatgtaatgaaatgattaagtttttctggacacagatatgacgtaatataatcgattcaggggagaaaaatcgatttttaaaatcatcccataaaaaaaatcGCCATATGTACATGAACCGATTTTTTTTGCCCACCCCTAGTTTGCATGCAGCATGCCTATCTAACGCCTTGCTTATTCTCCGTCAGGCTCCTCAAAGTGAAGCCAGTACCGAACCCATCCAAGTACTTCCCCACTCTCCACTCTGACCATGAAGGAAATCTAAAGGTGAAACGCAATGTTTTCAGCACACATCCAACATTGGTATTTACTTCtgaggctgcaggtgttacaCCACAATCACCTCAGCGTTTATGGTGCATTCTGACTGCTCTTAGATTGTCCTTATTTGTACCGTTGCTCTATTGCGACGGATGAATATCCAGactatatgtgtatgtatgcggAGCTCTCTTTTAGCATTCGGGACTTTCATTGGTCAGAAAGTGTGGATTCATTTTAAATTGGAAACTGGATTGTCTATGTCAGCAGACAAACCTAGTTTTATCCCAACAGAGGACCTGTGTCACAAATACCTGGTGTGCAGTTCTGAAGGATTTTCATGTGTATGGAACAGTTGGATGTGTTAGATTTAGGGTCCAACGCAGGAACACATTTGTCTGAATGTGTCTTTCTTTCTCCGTAGAAATGGCTGAATCCCCTGTCACTTTCTGAGTCCGTCTTATCGGCCCAGACGCGTGACCAAATCTCCACAGTGGAAGTGTGTGAGGACTGGGATGGAGTCCCTTACCCCTGTCTGTCTTCCAGCTCCACCAACGCCCTCCTTCACTTCCAGAATTCCCCCTCCTCTGGCTCCAACACCAGCGGAATCACCTACAGCTCCTCTTCTCTGTCAACCTTCTCGAACATGGGCTACTTCATCTCCAGCTCGTCTGGCACCTCGGCTCGATCTAACCCCGGTCCAGCCTACTTCACCTACCAGGAGCATTTCTGCAACGTGCCCAACAGACTCAGCCTTGACCCGTCCCTGTGCGATCCACTGACCTCTTGTCCAGATTATGAGAGCCTGAAGAGGGAGCCGCAGAGCCCCGATTCTGGTTTTGGCATCGGAAAGGAAGATGACGCGAAAGATGCAATAGACATGGACGTAGAAGAGGAGGAGGTTTTGGATGAGCAGACCTCTCACCCTCTCATCCTCCCTCTACATCTTCCTTGCCACATACGGCCcccctcctctccaccagctcctCCTCATGCTCCCACTCTAACACAGATGTCCTCTGACAGCCTGCACGCAGCTGTGCCTGGGACAGCTGTGAGCGGCGGCCCGACGGCACGCCTTGTTCCCGGTGCCATGTGCAGGTCTTCCTCCATGCCCGTGGAACCCTGTGAAACGGGTTATCTGACCCTCAAAGAGCTGCAGGCAACGTTCAGTAACAAATCCATCTGAAAACTCCCAATCTGGTCAAGGTTACATCACAAGCAAACTGTCGAATTGTTAACTCTAATCCGATTGTACGAACCTCAGTTTTGTAAAAATTGGGAAATTGTAAATGAATTCCGCGTTAAATCTTTtcttaaacagaaacaaacccaAAGACATTCTTTTTTAgtgtcttcactgaccaacAATATAAACAAAGTTCAAGTTTGACGCCAAGATGTTGGGATAGACCATCGTGTTACATCAGCCTTCCTTTTTAATTACACTTTTTAATCATTTGTGAACTTACGGTAGTGACTGCTGCAGTCTTTCAGAGGAAATCGGTAACCATTGTAGTAAATAAGAGGGGTTGGTCGCCGAGCCGATGTggagatgagtgatgaagaactctgctgacacggacttaaTCCAACATAGAAACCTTTATTGCATTCATCAGAATTTACAGAAAGGATGCATCAAGTCTGGCGAGCGTAGCTCAATTGTTCGAATGAAATCTCTCTGTCTTTCAGAGGGGTGAAACTTCTTTTTGTGGGAGATGCTCATGGTCTCTTCTTCTCCAGGCATCTAGCCAAGAGACAATCTACATGGACTTCATGCCTTTGGAATGTATTTTTCCTCCGAATCTCCTTATTTGACTATATGCTATCTCTGGTTTGGAACACATGCACTCAGTGGCCTTCATCAGTGACGTCTTTAGAGCATATGTACTCAGCGACCTTAGAGAAGGCCCCTTTCAACTGTTTTCTCTCGAGTATCAGACACCTCAGCATTCTCGCAGAATGCAAGATTTCTGCCGCGCCACAGTGTTCACTGTGATCAAATTTTCCTGTTTGTGATGCTCCATAATTTTTCAGCAGGCGACAGATCATGCCAGTCAAGCACCCACACTTTGTATCCGCTGTCACCTGCATCACATATGTGTAAGTCATCACACAAATGCTGGGCCTTTGTACTTACAGCTGATGTCAGGTATCGGTGGTCAGTTTGTCAGCTTTGGCACAAACAAAGAAGACCTCTAAAGCAGCTGAAACTTGGATTCGTCTGACGACAGAAAACATGTCCGCTGTCTTTCTGTCCGACTGAGATGAGCTTGTGTCCACAGAACTCGGCTGCATGTCTTTGCAGAGTTGTTACGTTGTTACAGTTACATTTCTAGATGCACAAGCAAGATTCTCTCCAGCCCATGTGATGatattgatcatggtggcaaGGCAGTTTTTCATGCATTAGCACTTGAGGGTACCAAGGCCATGTGCAACCAACAGCGGTTTCCATCCTTAGTCTTTACAGCTGGAGATTTCCTCAGACTTCCTGGATCTTTTTTCGATATGATGTACTGTAGATGGCATCCTTGCTTCAAAAGACTAAGCCTCTGATGGATGCTcactttttatacccaatcctgacaccctcacctgtcactaATTCATCTGCTGTTTGCATCAAATACTAAAAAAATGATTTAACGCAacagatttaagtttttattACATTCTAGAAAATGTTCCAACTTTTTGGGGGAAACAAGGTTTGCAGATTCAAGCGTCTCTCCCACAGAattattttgtgttgtgtgttttttttttgttggtttgttcGCTTAAACCGATTTCCTTATAGTTCGGCTTGCTGTAAAGTCACGTGGCCTTTTTTTGGTCACTTAGGCGCTGCAGGAAAAGCTGCAAACATGCAACTGACGtctaaaaacagctttttctgAGGTTGGCAgtcaaaaaaaatgcaaaatgcaATCTGTTGATCGAGGCTATAATTAGCATTAAAGAGAAAGTTATAGGTTTGATCTAGTAGATGTCAACAAGAGACGTCTTTGATCAGTTTGCGTTTTATAAAAGATCGAGCAGGGTAAAATTCCCCCATTTTACACTGTGTTCAGTTAATATTGTATGCAGAAAAAAACGTTAAATAGTGAGGATTGAGCATTTGCTGCTTGAGAGTTGGTCACAAGCAAAGGTGAATACCAGCATTACAGGCGTCACTGATATCATTTTATGAggtttggcctttttttttgtttgttttgatcaATAACCGAATGCCACTGTCAACTAATGATGGCActgtgtgttaaaaaaaaaaaaaatgctattttGCTGTTTGCTTTGTAGTTTGCGCTGCAAGAGCTCATTAAAGCCACTTGTTTCATTGCTTTCCAAAAACACATATTAGTCCTTCCCGCACGGGGATCTGGGAGTTTGAACGCAGTGAAACGTGTAGTTTTATAGGCTGCGATTATATAAACAGCCAGAGAGATGAAGACAATTTTgcagtgtgtgatttctcaaGATATGTGTGAATCTATTTGGAAACTACTGAAATCTCTGGTGACTTTCAAGCATTAAATGAGTTCACAAATGAGAGAGGCAGCTGGTTTGCCATTTATGTCGGTTTGTTTTACTCTTGTGCCTCTGGTGATCCATCACCAGGAAACGACCTTACAACCTACACTAAAGCTGCACCTGGTGCAGCTTACTGATGGTACAGAACTGCATCTGTGCCTGCAGGCAAAGCACGCAGAATATCAGAATTCTTCTATAAATCATCGGGTCAGTGATAAATGTTGCCTATCTTGTGTCTACACAGGCAGCATGTTTCCGTTGTACTCGGTGACATCTGTATAGAgaccaaataaaataaaagctcaTGTAGAAATGGGTCACCCTCTGActtcctgtgtttctgtggAATGAGAGCTAAGCGGTGGGCATGTGCACCGACTTCAGAAAGAGTGTGGGAGACAGCCTGGGTTGCATGTGTGTAAgtacgcgtgtgtgtgtgtgcgtttctttttctttcattctgtGAGTGTGTTTATGTAGTTCTGAGTGTTTACATGTCCTGTCAGGTGGTCCTGGTGGTGTATGTACGAGTGAGCGGGTGTATTAGAGTGTGGTTTGACATTTAACTCTGACACAACCAGTCACATCCGCTCACCTCACAGAGAATTTACAATATCTAGCCATGTCAGTAAGTTTCAGTTGCACAACAGTGTGCCAAACTACACCTCAATTTGTGTCAAGCCGCTCTGACGAGTGACACGCAAAAGCAGCTATTTGGACCAAATAACTCTGCAGATAACTGTCTTGTATGTTGCAATTGAACATTTAACAGAAGAAGCATCTCGTCTTTCTGACTGCAGGTAAAACGGAGAACGATTCAGACATGTTCCCCATGAATGCAGGTTGCCTAGCCAACTTGATAAgtaatgaaaaagaaacaacattaAATTTCTATAGATTGGTACATTTGGGTTTGATGGAAACCACGGATTCACCTGTTTAATCAAGCCAAATGATGTACTTTAACCCCACGTTTGAGGTAGACACAAGcgctcaattttttttcttttttttttaaataccacaGATTTAGGATTAATCATACATGTAAGATGTTCATGACGGTTCATTGCTctaggaataaaaaaaaatctctctctatatatatgtatagataTTTTTGTga is drawn from Odontesthes bonariensis isolate fOdoBon6 chromosome 21, fOdoBon6.hap1, whole genome shotgun sequence and contains these coding sequences:
- the il2rb gene encoding interleukin-2 receptor subunit beta — its product is MGLLRILYILVVLFPVYSAHSHKGSPGLLCTNDFVSSVSCTWTSSRVAAGEDCWIFVVKRIWIWREPKLITRSCKLKQHRNSSAGCSIVFENENEEFSPSEVMPNITVKCSGTLVDRLDDFKLRDNIRMHPPGAPNVSRAVGRTWISWSPGSPVSSYFKSKFEFQVQVKKSDQSWTEAKNLPLSEQELDITDLQLKGQWQVRVRVQPYNRLNSSWSGWSLTTSWVDPRDDKDRWLDLTSLMVTGLIIGSCLVVSVMLAFYKICKTRELLKVKPVPNPSKYFPTLHSDHEGNLKKWLNPLSLSESVLSAQTRDQISTVEVCEDWDGVPYPCLSSSSTNALLHFQNSPSSGSNTSGITYSSSSLSTFSNMGYFISSSSGTSARSNPGPAYFTYQEHFCNVPNRLSLDPSLCDPLTSCPDYESLKREPQSPDSGFGIGKEDDAKDAIDMDVEEEEVLDEQTSHPLILPLHLPCHIRPPSSPPAPPHAPTLTQMSSDSLHAAVPGTAVSGGPTARLVPGAMCRSSSMPVEPCETGYLTLKELQATFSNKSI